In Akkermansia muciniphila, one DNA window encodes the following:
- a CDS encoding lysophospholipid acyltransferase family protein, translating to MTDSSSSDSTPASRNAFVHHLGMKGFLLMEGLLKLVGMKTLYRLGRAAGAVAWHLLPQRRNIVERNLRIVLNPALRGRELQKLSRENFKRTIANFLCSAKTATLTDEQLKHCVTVGGHEQFAAPVLEGRGQVCAIAHSGNWEALARIRAFYPEVERYGSMYRQFDNPLMEEYVYQRRTERGTQMFSKEGGIKAPMKMLKEGGALGVLSDQFVWEGVYVPFFGKVTGTTPLPALLRKRTGADMVAIAVRTDAPGHWIADMGNVVDFSGSDGSLAGDTIEVNRGLETLIRESVLDVFWMHHRWKSVDRFAPQDKKNGCASGKYGAEAVPHSGSRSRGAG from the coding sequence ATGACTGATTCTTCCTCTTCTGATTCCACCCCGGCTTCCCGGAATGCGTTTGTTCATCATCTGGGAATGAAAGGGTTTCTGCTCATGGAAGGGCTGTTGAAGCTCGTGGGCATGAAAACGCTGTACCGTCTGGGGCGCGCGGCAGGGGCCGTGGCGTGGCATTTGCTTCCCCAGCGCCGGAACATTGTGGAAAGAAACCTGCGCATCGTTTTGAATCCGGCCCTGCGCGGAAGGGAATTGCAGAAATTAAGCAGGGAAAATTTCAAAAGGACTATTGCCAATTTCCTGTGTTCCGCGAAGACGGCCACCCTGACGGATGAGCAGCTGAAACATTGCGTGACGGTCGGAGGGCACGAACAGTTTGCCGCGCCTGTGCTGGAAGGGCGCGGGCAGGTCTGCGCCATAGCCCATTCCGGCAACTGGGAAGCGCTGGCGAGAATACGCGCGTTTTACCCGGAGGTGGAGCGTTACGGATCCATGTACCGCCAGTTTGACAATCCGCTGATGGAGGAATACGTGTACCAGCGGCGCACGGAACGTGGAACTCAGATGTTCTCCAAGGAGGGCGGCATTAAGGCGCCCATGAAAATGCTCAAGGAAGGAGGGGCCCTGGGCGTGCTGAGCGACCAGTTTGTATGGGAGGGGGTGTATGTCCCCTTCTTCGGCAAGGTGACCGGCACGACTCCGCTGCCCGCTCTGCTGAGAAAAAGGACGGGCGCGGACATGGTGGCCATAGCGGTGCGCACGGACGCTCCCGGACACTGGATAGCGGATATGGGGAATGTGGTGGATTTTTCCGGGTCGGACGGCTCTCTGGCGGGAGATACTATTGAAGTGAACAGGGGGCTGGAAACGTTGATCCGGGAATCCGTGCTGGATGTGTTCTGGATGCACCACCGGTGGAAATCCGTTGACCGCTTTGCTCCGCAGGATAAAAAAAACGGCTGCGCTTCTGGAAAATATGGAGCTGAAGCCGTACCGCATTCTGGTAGCCGTTCCCGGGGCGCTGGATGA
- a CDS encoding GDSL-type esterase/lipase family protein yields the protein MKFLSCMLTILLVVYCLVFSASSVPAPVLPATLKPEPHQRDPYDWNARHEAVKKRNRTVKPEYVMIGDSITHHWGGEPSGDGKNTGAGSWEKLFGPHAATNMGFGFDYVDNAYYRVQNGELDGISPRVIIVLLGTNNLGHRKDTPQACADNIRAFVRLVRQKCPSSKILLLGVLPRKEKNLAEPVKQTNRLLAGLHNGKNIFFANPGKALLSADGVSPKNEFMKDVVHPNARGYEVLEKELAVLLKKLDAKYRGGKQ from the coding sequence ATGAAGTTCCTATCTTGCATGCTCACCATATTGCTGGTGGTTTACTGTCTGGTGTTTTCTGCATCTTCCGTTCCGGCCCCCGTGTTGCCCGCTACCCTGAAGCCGGAGCCCCATCAACGGGACCCGTATGATTGGAATGCCCGGCATGAAGCCGTTAAAAAAAGAAACCGGACCGTCAAACCTGAATACGTGATGATAGGGGACAGCATTACCCACCATTGGGGAGGAGAGCCTTCCGGTGACGGAAAAAATACGGGAGCGGGTTCCTGGGAGAAATTATTCGGCCCGCATGCGGCGACGAATATGGGTTTTGGATTTGATTATGTGGATAATGCCTATTACCGTGTGCAAAACGGGGAGCTGGACGGCATTTCTCCGCGGGTCATCATTGTGTTGCTGGGAACCAATAATCTGGGGCACCGCAAGGATACGCCGCAGGCATGTGCGGACAATATCAGGGCTTTTGTCCGCCTGGTGCGCCAGAAATGCCCTTCTTCCAAAATTCTATTGCTGGGCGTTCTCCCGCGGAAGGAGAAAAACCTGGCGGAACCGGTGAAGCAGACGAACAGGCTTCTGGCGGGGCTGCATAACGGAAAGAACATTTTCTTTGCCAATCCGGGAAAGGCGCTTCTTTCCGCAGACGGTGTTTCCCCGAAGAATGAATTCATGAAGGATGTGGTGCATCCCAATGCCAGGGGGTATGAGGTTTTGGAAAAGGAACTGGCCGTGCTTTTGAAAAAGCTTGATGCAAAATACCGGGGAGGGAAGCAGTAG
- a CDS encoding ankyrin repeat domain-containing protein produces the protein MTLRKKTLWFLGALSFFAPLAAGFAIFWLNRNNSSSVEWNFNPIWTKSEKEQILTAANFTAHRNPERFIYRGLSLNSRHIDWHMFSEVSMRQYMQDEIRERLQMIRNTAESADGRCITPSHETLLHLAAGLGEVQLLNRLLQRHADPNVQIILPQQAFPSIPNSEQGNTPLTYACQPGMDDSIPLPVHNRLSCIHLLIQHGADVNKPGPLGWPPLVITCVSGIGGAPYEETALFLLKCGADISLQPELKGQKTSLLTWAAAAGYPRLIRKLCEAGYDPNFRGEMAPPLLSLNLNTPNTALQTAHILLEYGADVNAAMPASTTLPETAGDTALLNLCRQLAFIDVSYLPQIRELVSLFISKGADVNHQNAAGETPLMACCQGMLLGDDSLDRLKLGIARLLLDHHANPSLKDKHGRTALQRTGSRSNEHLQMVLKYLPELSAPPLPKKENR, from the coding sequence ATGACTTTAAGAAAGAAAACTCTCTGGTTTCTTGGAGCTTTGAGCTTTTTTGCCCCTCTTGCCGCAGGTTTCGCTATCTTCTGGCTCAACAGGAATAATTCTTCTTCCGTGGAATGGAATTTCAACCCCATCTGGACAAAATCGGAAAAAGAACAAATTCTTACCGCTGCGAACTTCACAGCCCATCGGAATCCGGAACGTTTCATTTACCGCGGGCTTTCCCTCAATTCACGCCATATTGACTGGCACATGTTCTCCGAGGTTTCCATGCGCCAATACATGCAGGACGAAATCAGGGAACGGCTTCAGATGATACGGAACACGGCGGAAAGCGCAGACGGCCGCTGCATCACTCCCTCTCATGAAACCCTGCTGCATCTTGCCGCCGGGCTCGGAGAAGTGCAGTTGCTGAACCGCCTTTTACAGCGCCATGCGGACCCGAACGTTCAAATTATCCTGCCGCAACAGGCTTTTCCCTCCATCCCGAACTCCGAACAGGGAAATACCCCCCTGACTTACGCCTGCCAGCCAGGCATGGACGATTCCATTCCCCTGCCGGTGCATAACAGGCTCTCCTGCATTCATCTCCTGATTCAACACGGTGCGGATGTGAATAAACCGGGGCCGCTGGGCTGGCCGCCCCTCGTCATCACCTGCGTGTCCGGCATTGGAGGAGCGCCTTATGAGGAAACGGCCCTGTTTCTCCTGAAATGCGGTGCGGATATTTCCCTCCAGCCTGAATTGAAAGGCCAAAAAACAAGCCTTCTCACCTGGGCCGCGGCCGCCGGATACCCACGGCTGATCCGCAAGCTCTGCGAAGCCGGGTATGATCCCAATTTCCGCGGGGAGATGGCCCCTCCCCTTCTTTCCCTGAATCTGAACACTCCGAACACCGCACTGCAAACAGCACATATTCTGCTGGAATACGGAGCGGACGTGAATGCGGCCATGCCCGCGTCCACAACCCTGCCGGAAACCGCGGGGGATACGGCCCTGCTGAACCTGTGCCGCCAGCTGGCTTTCATTGATGTGTCCTACCTCCCTCAAATCAGGGAACTGGTCAGTCTCTTCATCAGCAAGGGAGCGGACGTCAACCATCAAAACGCCGCAGGAGAAACTCCCCTCATGGCGTGCTGCCAGGGCATGCTGCTGGGAGACGATTCCCTGGACCGGCTGAAACTGGGTATCGCGCGTCTTCTGCTGGACCACCACGCAAACCCCTCCCTGAAAGACAAACACGGACGCACAGCCCTCCAGCGGACAGGCAGCCGGTCAAACGAACATCTCCAAATGGTGCTGAAATACCTGCCGGAATTAAGCGCTCCGCCGCTGCCGAAGAAGGAAAACCGCTGA
- the pflB gene encoding formate C-acetyltransferase: MISIVKDLTESTALPQEWQGFKPGAWTESIDVRDFIQHHYTPYSGNEEFLSGPSQRTLRLWDELKVLLKREIDNGGVLDADEEVVSSITSHKPGYIDKELEVVVGLQTDAPLKRALMPFGGLRMAQQALESYGFKMCEKTADIFKKIRKTHNEGVFDAYTSDIRAARSAGIITGLPDAYGRGRIIGDYRRVALYGTDRLIAERRKDLKNREHSPLTDELIRLREEMSEQIRALEELAQLGASYGCDLTRPAANAREAVQWTYLGYLAAVKEQNGAAMSLGRVSTFFDIYFTRDLEQGLITEEEVQEIIDQFVMKLRIVRFIRTPDYNNLFSGDPTWVTESIGGMGEDGRTLVTRSSFRMLQTLYNLGPAPEPNLTVLWSRDLPEAFKSFCAKVSIETSSVQYENDDLMRPHWGDDYGIACCVSAMRIGKQMQFFGARANLAKCLLYALNGGVDELKGKQVAPPSPRYTEEVLHYDEVMALYDKMQDWLAKTYIDALNIIHYMHDKYCYERIEMALHDPEILRTMATGIAGLSVAADSLSAIKYATVKAIRNEEGLIVDFKTEGEFPCYGNNDPRVDDIACSLVSNFMEKLRKLHTYRNSLPTQSILTITSNVVYGKKTGNTPDGRRAGEPFAPGANPMHGRDRNGAVASMLSVAKLSYDDSLDGISYTFSIVPQALGKEERERRVKLVSLLDAYFAATGHHINVNVLERETLLDAMDHPEKYPQLTIRVSGYAVNFIKLTREQQQEVINRTFHTR; the protein is encoded by the coding sequence ATGATCAGCATAGTAAAAGACTTGACGGAATCCACCGCCCTTCCGCAGGAATGGCAGGGATTCAAGCCGGGAGCATGGACGGAGTCCATTGACGTACGGGACTTCATCCAGCATCATTATACACCCTATTCCGGCAATGAAGAGTTTCTTTCCGGCCCTTCCCAGCGCACGCTTCGTTTATGGGATGAACTGAAAGTCCTGCTGAAACGGGAAATAGACAACGGCGGCGTACTGGATGCTGATGAAGAAGTAGTATCCTCCATCACATCCCACAAGCCCGGCTACATTGACAAGGAACTGGAAGTGGTCGTAGGCCTCCAGACGGACGCCCCCCTGAAACGGGCCCTGATGCCCTTTGGCGGCCTGCGCATGGCCCAGCAGGCTCTGGAATCCTACGGGTTCAAGATGTGTGAGAAAACCGCGGATATTTTCAAAAAGATACGCAAGACGCACAATGAAGGCGTTTTCGACGCCTACACCTCCGACATCCGGGCGGCCCGTTCCGCCGGCATTATCACCGGCCTTCCGGACGCCTACGGTCGCGGCCGCATTATCGGGGACTACCGACGGGTGGCCCTGTACGGCACAGACAGGCTGATTGCCGAACGCCGCAAAGATCTCAAAAACCGTGAACATTCCCCCCTTACGGATGAGCTGATCCGTCTGCGTGAGGAAATGAGCGAACAAATACGCGCCCTGGAAGAACTCGCCCAGCTGGGCGCCTCCTATGGCTGCGACCTCACGCGCCCCGCTGCAAACGCCCGCGAAGCCGTGCAATGGACGTACCTGGGCTACCTGGCCGCCGTGAAGGAACAGAACGGAGCGGCCATGTCCCTGGGCCGTGTTTCCACTTTCTTCGACATTTATTTCACCCGCGACCTGGAACAGGGGCTCATCACGGAAGAGGAAGTTCAGGAAATCATCGACCAGTTCGTGATGAAGCTGCGCATCGTCCGTTTCATCCGCACGCCGGATTACAATAATCTGTTCTCCGGAGACCCCACCTGGGTGACGGAATCCATCGGCGGCATGGGAGAGGACGGGCGCACCCTCGTCACCCGCAGCTCCTTCCGCATGCTGCAGACCCTGTACAACCTGGGGCCGGCTCCGGAACCGAACCTGACCGTTCTGTGGTCCCGGGATCTGCCGGAAGCCTTCAAAAGCTTCTGCGCCAAGGTCTCCATTGAAACGTCCTCCGTCCAGTACGAGAACGACGACCTGATGCGTCCGCACTGGGGCGACGACTACGGCATCGCGTGCTGCGTGTCCGCCATGCGCATCGGCAAGCAGATGCAGTTCTTCGGAGCGCGCGCCAACCTCGCCAAGTGCCTTCTTTACGCCCTGAACGGCGGCGTGGATGAACTCAAGGGCAAGCAGGTGGCCCCGCCCTCCCCCCGCTATACGGAGGAAGTTCTCCACTATGATGAAGTGATGGCCCTGTACGACAAGATGCAGGACTGGCTCGCCAAAACTTACATTGACGCGCTGAACATCATCCACTACATGCACGACAAATACTGCTATGAACGCATTGAAATGGCGCTGCATGATCCGGAAATCCTGCGCACGATGGCCACGGGAATCGCCGGGCTTTCCGTGGCGGCGGACTCCCTGTCCGCCATCAAATACGCCACCGTGAAAGCCATCCGCAATGAAGAAGGGCTGATTGTGGACTTCAAGACGGAAGGGGAATTCCCCTGTTACGGGAACAATGACCCGCGCGTGGACGACATAGCATGCAGCCTGGTCAGCAATTTCATGGAAAAACTGCGCAAGCTCCACACTTACCGCAATTCCCTGCCCACCCAGTCTATCCTGACGATCACCTCCAATGTGGTGTACGGCAAAAAGACGGGCAACACGCCGGACGGCCGCCGCGCCGGGGAACCGTTCGCCCCCGGCGCCAACCCCATGCACGGCAGGGACAGGAACGGAGCCGTGGCCTCCATGCTCTCCGTAGCCAAGCTGTCCTATGACGACTCCCTGGACGGCATCTCCTACACCTTCTCCATCGTTCCGCAGGCCCTGGGCAAGGAGGAACGGGAACGCCGCGTCAAGCTCGTCTCCCTGCTGGACGCCTACTTTGCCGCTACAGGCCACCACATTAATGTGAACGTACTGGAACGGGAAACGCTTCTCGACGCCATGGACCACCCGGAAAAATACCCGCAGCTTACCATCCGCGTTTCCGGCTATGCCGTGAATTTCATCAAGCTGACCAGGGAACAGCAGCAGGAAGTCATCAACCGCACCTTCCACACCCGCTAA
- the ykgO gene encoding type B 50S ribosomal protein L36, with the protein MKVLSSLASMKRRHADCQIVKRKGTLYVICKSNPKFKARQGATAGTRLSKKGVK; encoded by the coding sequence ATGAAAGTTCTTTCTTCCTTAGCCTCTATGAAGCGCCGCCACGCAGACTGCCAAATCGTGAAGCGCAAGGGCACGCTGTATGTGATCTGCAAGAGCAATCCCAAGTTCAAGGCCCGCCAGGGCGCTACGGCAGGTACGCGCCTTTCCAAAAAGGGCGTCAAGTAA
- a CDS encoding glycosyltransferase family 9 protein produces MELKPYRILVAVPGALDEALATVPLIRALKTVRCDMQVNVICPSAQLGIWKTVSEVTHVLPHDSLKQLREALAADEFYNEGPLDLGVMLDGDMETLKALEPYGPMMFSGLDTHPGARKYKFRVKAPVLRAAPPVHRVQLYLQLGGLHGLDVGKPSLFPVKKAAPAEGAPILIAPFSRLGSASEWSREQWTELVSLLPGRTVLAALEEDRERAAALAEHLNVELAVGTPEALFSVMDGAAAAVAVDGDFPSLCSFRGLPVVTLFSTRLPDVYRPMGTFNRSLYSHQCCSPCFRETCDRDVPCNRHIAVREVLDALREISGKE; encoded by the coding sequence ATGGAGCTGAAGCCGTACCGCATTCTGGTAGCCGTTCCCGGGGCGCTGGATGAAGCCCTGGCGACTGTTCCCCTGATTCGTGCCCTGAAAACCGTCCGGTGCGACATGCAGGTGAACGTCATCTGCCCGTCTGCCCAGCTGGGGATATGGAAGACGGTGTCGGAAGTTACCCATGTGCTGCCGCACGATTCCCTGAAGCAGCTTCGGGAAGCTTTGGCGGCAGATGAATTTTACAATGAAGGCCCGCTGGATCTGGGCGTCATGCTGGATGGAGATATGGAAACCCTGAAAGCGCTGGAACCGTATGGCCCCATGATGTTCTCCGGGCTGGACACGCATCCCGGCGCCCGGAAATACAAATTCCGGGTAAAGGCCCCCGTCCTGCGCGCCGCCCCCCCGGTGCACCGGGTGCAGCTGTATCTGCAATTGGGTGGGCTGCATGGGCTGGACGTCGGCAAACCGTCTTTGTTCCCTGTGAAAAAAGCGGCCCCGGCGGAAGGCGCCCCTATTTTAATTGCTCCGTTTTCCCGTCTGGGGAGCGCCAGTGAATGGAGCAGGGAGCAGTGGACGGAGCTGGTTTCCCTTCTGCCGGGCAGGACGGTGCTGGCGGCTCTGGAAGAAGACCGGGAGCGCGCCGCCGCGCTGGCGGAACATTTGAATGTGGAGCTCGCGGTGGGAACGCCGGAGGCTCTGTTCTCCGTGATGGACGGCGCTGCGGCGGCGGTAGCCGTGGATGGCGATTTCCCGTCCCTCTGTTCTTTCCGGGGGCTTCCGGTGGTGACTCTGTTTTCCACCCGGCTTCCGGATGTGTACCGCCCTATGGGCACGTTCAACCGCTCCCTTTACAGCCACCAGTGCTGTTCCCCCTGCTTCCGGGAGACATGTGACCGGGATGTCCCCTGCAACCGTCACATTGCCGTGCGGGAAGTACTGGATGCTTTGCGGGAAATTTCCGGGAAAGAATAA
- the pflA gene encoding pyruvate formate-lyase-activating protein → MPQVFPQNHDPDGKNSVTGLVHSVESCGTVDGPGIRFVLFLSGCSLRCRYCHNPDTSYVRRGRTRSADDVLREIARYRDFLQAAGGGVTLSGGDPLFQPDFTGAVLKGCRKLGLHTCLDTSGHLGANADEKMLADTDLVLLDIKAWNPERYRALTGGELRPTLEFAERLASLRKPVWLRYVLVPGVTDNLEEIEELSRHAALLGNVERVDVLPFHQMGRFKWDELKLDYTLKDVPEPSAELAEQVRAVFRREGFPDCVH, encoded by the coding sequence ATGCCGCAGGTTTTTCCACAAAACCATGACCCGGACGGGAAAAACTCCGTCACCGGTTTGGTTCATTCCGTGGAATCCTGCGGCACCGTGGACGGCCCCGGCATCCGCTTCGTCCTTTTCCTGTCCGGCTGCAGCCTGCGCTGCCGCTACTGCCACAATCCGGATACCTCCTACGTGCGGCGGGGTCGGACCAGAAGCGCGGATGATGTCCTCAGGGAAATAGCCCGTTACCGGGATTTTTTGCAGGCGGCGGGCGGCGGCGTTACCCTGTCCGGCGGGGACCCCCTCTTCCAGCCGGATTTTACCGGCGCCGTGCTGAAAGGCTGCCGAAAGCTTGGGCTGCACACCTGCCTGGACACCTCCGGCCATCTGGGCGCGAATGCAGACGAAAAAATGCTGGCGGATACGGACCTGGTCCTGCTGGATATCAAGGCATGGAATCCGGAACGGTACCGCGCCCTGACAGGCGGGGAACTGCGCCCTACGCTGGAGTTTGCGGAACGCCTGGCCTCCCTCCGCAAGCCCGTGTGGCTGAGGTATGTGCTGGTACCCGGCGTTACGGACAATCTGGAAGAAATTGAGGAACTCTCCCGCCATGCGGCACTCCTGGGCAACGTGGAACGCGTGGACGTGCTCCCTTTCCACCAGATGGGGAGATTCAAATGGGATGAATTGAAGCTGGATTATACCTTGAAGGACGTCCCGGAACCGTCCGCAGAACTGGCGGAACAGGTACGCGCCGTTTTCCGGCGGGAAGGCTTTCCGGATTGCGTGCATTAA
- a CDS encoding HAD hydrolase family protein, translated as MDPAFFPLFKELELRGIRFAAASGRQYDGLLRTFAPVADRMLFIAENGAYAAEGREEWLLLDMDHETVAGLIAGIRRIEGTCIVLAGRDSAYIEDKQPEFVREARKYYTRCQEVGNLLDVQGDRFLKIAVYDFLGAGENSYPRLKHLEHGFQVAVSGEKWMDISRKEANKGAALELIQRKLGVSPEETMVFGDQMNDAPMMRQARFSYAVANAVPEIRSMAALEAPSNEENGVMQILEKMLEACSPQERAGDCRRPRS; from the coding sequence CTGGACCCTGCGTTTTTTCCCTTGTTTAAGGAGCTTGAGCTTCGCGGCATTCGTTTTGCGGCGGCAAGTGGACGCCAGTATGACGGGTTGCTACGAACCTTTGCCCCTGTGGCGGACCGGATGCTGTTCATTGCCGAGAATGGCGCCTATGCGGCGGAGGGGAGAGAAGAGTGGCTGCTTCTGGATATGGATCATGAAACGGTAGCCGGTTTGATTGCCGGGATCAGGCGCATTGAAGGGACCTGCATCGTCCTCGCAGGGCGGGATTCCGCATATATTGAGGACAAACAGCCGGAATTCGTCCGGGAGGCCCGCAAATATTACACACGCTGTCAAGAAGTGGGGAATCTGCTGGATGTGCAGGGGGACAGATTTCTGAAAATAGCAGTGTATGATTTTCTGGGCGCCGGGGAAAACAGTTATCCCCGGCTGAAGCATCTGGAACATGGTTTCCAGGTGGCGGTGTCCGGAGAGAAATGGATGGATATCAGCAGGAAAGAGGCCAATAAGGGGGCCGCCCTGGAATTGATTCAGCGGAAACTGGGAGTTTCTCCGGAGGAGACGATGGTGTTCGGGGATCAGATGAATGACGCCCCAATGATGCGGCAGGCGCGCTTCAGCTATGCCGTGGCGAATGCCGTGCCGGAAATCCGTTCCATGGCTGCCCTCGAGGCGCCGTCCAATGAGGAAAACGGAGTGATGCAGATACTTGAAAAGATGTTGGAAGCCTGTTCTCCGCAGGAAAGGGCCGGGGATTGCAGAAGACCCCGTTCCTAA
- a CDS encoding NADH-quinone oxidoreductase subunit A: MNQEFFSVLVQVAAALGLAGMILLLSILMGKRSSVRKPADIPYECGMIPMGEGAPMFSVKFYMVAMLFVIFDLEVVFLYPWAVNFRDYIMMNPESFTAMCIFIGILLVAYLYALGKGALNWHHDPR; encoded by the coding sequence ATGAATCAGGAATTTTTTTCAGTGCTCGTGCAGGTGGCGGCCGCCCTGGGGCTGGCCGGCATGATCTTGTTGCTCAGTATCTTGATGGGCAAACGTTCTTCCGTGCGCAAACCTGCGGACATCCCCTATGAATGCGGGATGATTCCCATGGGGGAAGGTGCCCCCATGTTCTCCGTAAAATTCTATATGGTGGCCATGCTCTTTGTCATTTTTGACTTGGAAGTAGTATTCCTCTATCCCTGGGCCGTCAATTTCCGGGACTATATTATGATGAATCCGGAATCGTTCACGGCCATGTGCATTTTTATCGGCATTTTGCTGGTGGCCTACCTGTATGCGCTGGGCAAGGGTGCTCTGAACTGGCACCACGATCCCCGTTGA
- a CDS encoding sialidase family protein — protein sequence MKNLLFALLTGSFCCCYAQQKAAPVPEPEVVAIPPADAGRGLIRVDSREIRHYSGTRKEPDYLVSRDNGKTWEMKAAPAGYPPNYGGIPKESPAIARNPLTREVIRVQPIGGFVFLSRGGLDGKWLAVTNDGKLEEDWKDPEKRKNLKKLGGIMRTPVFVNKGRRVIVPFHNMGSGTKFHISDDGGLTWHVSRNGVTSPRHEARPPHQGVRWFNNAVEATVLEMKDGTLWALARTSQDQAWQAFSRDYGETWSSPEPSRFFGTLTMNTLGRLDDGTIVSLWTNTMALPENATAGNGTWEDVFTNRDSHHIAMSGDEGKTWYGFREIILDEHRNHPGYATLDGPEDRGKHQSEMVQLDKNRILISLGQHKNHRRLVIVDRRWVGAKTRATQTGKDLDSQWTIHTYIPQKKGHCSYNHKPSAELVPDPSGGAKKVLQIKRLNDPELVNEKSNVDYRNGGASWNFPNGTTGLVKFRFRAADGEQADDSGLQVSLTDRLFNACDSTTKDYALFTFPIRLRPAPHLLLGMKKVPFTPGAWHEISLLWQGAQAVVSLDGKKAGTLKMSNKSPNGASYIHFISTGSQPDAGILLDTVNARVK from the coding sequence ATGAAAAACCTGTTGTTTGCATTGTTGACCGGTTCCTTTTGTTGCTGTTATGCCCAACAGAAGGCTGCCCCCGTTCCGGAGCCTGAAGTTGTCGCCATTCCGCCGGCTGACGCGGGGCGCGGCCTTATCCGTGTGGACTCCCGTGAAATACGCCATTATTCCGGTACCCGCAAGGAACCGGATTACCTGGTGAGCAGGGATAACGGAAAAACATGGGAAATGAAGGCCGCTCCGGCCGGCTATCCTCCCAACTACGGCGGCATTCCCAAGGAATCCCCGGCCATTGCGCGCAACCCTCTGACCAGGGAAGTCATTCGTGTGCAGCCTATCGGAGGCTTTGTTTTTCTTTCCAGGGGCGGGCTGGACGGCAAGTGGCTTGCCGTCACGAATGACGGCAAACTGGAAGAAGACTGGAAAGACCCGGAAAAGAGGAAAAACCTGAAAAAACTGGGCGGCATCATGCGCACCCCCGTTTTTGTGAACAAGGGCCGCAGGGTGATCGTGCCGTTCCACAACATGGGCAGCGGCACCAAGTTCCATATTTCCGATGACGGGGGGCTGACCTGGCATGTATCCAGGAACGGTGTGACTTCCCCCAGACATGAAGCCAGGCCTCCCCACCAGGGCGTCAGATGGTTCAACAACGCCGTGGAAGCCACGGTTTTGGAAATGAAGGACGGTACGTTGTGGGCGCTTGCCCGCACTTCCCAGGATCAGGCGTGGCAGGCTTTCTCCAGGGATTACGGGGAAACATGGAGCAGCCCGGAACCTTCCCGCTTTTTCGGCACCCTGACCATGAACACGTTGGGTCGCCTGGATGACGGAACCATCGTTTCCCTGTGGACGAATACGATGGCTCTGCCTGAAAACGCCACAGCCGGCAACGGAACGTGGGAGGACGTGTTCACGAACCGTGATTCCCACCACATTGCCATGTCCGGGGACGAGGGCAAAACCTGGTACGGGTTCCGGGAGATTATCCTGGACGAACACCGCAACCATCCCGGCTATGCTACGCTGGATGGTCCGGAAGACCGTGGCAAGCACCAGAGCGAAATGGTGCAGCTGGACAAAAACCGCATCCTTATTTCCCTGGGGCAGCATAAAAACCACCGCCGCCTGGTTATTGTGGACCGCCGCTGGGTAGGGGCCAAAACGCGCGCCACGCAGACGGGGAAAGATTTGGATTCCCAGTGGACTATTCATACTTATATCCCCCAGAAAAAAGGCCATTGCAGTTATAACCACAAGCCTTCCGCAGAGCTGGTTCCGGACCCGTCCGGAGGCGCGAAAAAGGTGCTGCAAATCAAGCGTCTGAATGATCCCGAACTGGTCAATGAAAAATCCAATGTGGATTACCGGAACGGCGGAGCTTCCTGGAACTTTCCGAACGGAACTACAGGGTTGGTCAAATTCCGCTTCCGTGCAGCGGACGGGGAGCAGGCGGATGATTCCGGCCTTCAGGTCTCTCTGACGGACCGGCTGTTCAATGCCTGTGATTCCACTACAAAGGATTATGCCCTGTTCACCTTCCCGATCAGGCTGAGACCTGCGCCCCATCTGTTGCTGGGGATGAAAAAAGTGCCTTTCACGCCCGGCGCGTGGCATGAAATTTCCCTTCTGTGGCAGGGGGCTCAGGCTGTGGTGTCTTTGGACGGAAAGAAGGCCGGAACGTTGAAGATGTCTAATAAATCCCCCAACGGAGCCAGCTATATCCATTTCATCAGCACCGGTTCCCAACCGGATGCCGGCATTCTGCTGGATACGGTGAATGCCCGGGTGAAGTAA